In Helicobacter sp. 11S03491-1, a genomic segment contains:
- a CDS encoding carbon-nitrogen hydrolase family protein, giving the protein MISKRLYAIQFKTKQDFQSNLNEVEGLVKKCGEDAIVLTPELVFTGFAYQRMTQASEFSKIVTESLLNASKDQSIITTMIEKNGNCFYNNLKVFHKGEVIHKQSKHKLFMLGEEHLHFCSGDVEEIIPFRIDGVICGALNCFELRFTDLWRRLLGSEIIFVPAQWGKARKDHYETLSKALAIANQAFVVASDSANESMAKGSAIITPYGLCHRDDKREIISAEVDLNEVEKMRKYIYIGLESKRCLN; this is encoded by the coding sequence ATGATTTCTAAAAGGTTATATGCAATTCAATTCAAAACAAAACAGGATTTTCAGTCTAATCTTAACGAAGTTGAAGGGTTGGTTAAAAAATGCGGTGAGGATGCTATTGTATTGACTCCTGAGCTTGTATTTACAGGGTTTGCCTATCAAAGAATGACCCAAGCAAGCGAATTTTCAAAAATAGTTACTGAAAGTCTTTTGAATGCCTCAAAAGACCAAAGTATTATCACAACGATGATTGAAAAAAATGGAAATTGTTTTTATAATAATCTGAAGGTTTTTCATAAAGGAGAAGTGATTCACAAACAATCCAAACATAAATTATTCATGCTTGGAGAAGAGCATTTGCATTTTTGTTCCGGAGATGTAGAGGAGATTATTCCTTTTAGGATAGATGGTGTTATTTGTGGTGCTTTGAATTGTTTTGAGCTTAGATTTACTGATTTGTGGAGACGTCTTTTGGGTAGTGAGATTATTTTTGTTCCTGCTCAATGGGGCAAAGCAAGAAAAGATCATTATGAAACTTTATCCAAAGCCCTTGCCATTGCCAATCAGGCTTTTGTAGTTGCTAGTGATAGCGCTAATGAGTCCATGGCAAAAGGAAGTGCCATTATTACTCCTTATGGTTTATGCCATCGGGATGATAAAAGAGAGATTATTTCGGCAGAAGTTGATTTGAATGAAGTTGAAAAAATGAGAAAATACATTTATATTGGTTTGGAATCTAAAAGATGTTTAAATTAA
- a CDS encoding ribonucleotide-diphosphate reductase subunit beta: MQDQVVARKKIYNPNSKEGVSERKIFGGNPTSMFDLNKIKYQWAYNLWKIMLANTWFPEEVNMNPDKRDYNGGLTSQEKLGYDRALAQLIFMDSLQTNNLIDNVNPYVTSPEINLILVRQAYEEALHSQSYAVMVESISVNTDEIYDMWRVDMQLRSKNDHIANVYLELAKNPTERNLLKAMFANQILEGIYFYSGFSYFYTLARSGKMLGSAQMIRFIQRDEVTHLILFQNMINSLKAERADLFTKDLEEEVIEMFKKAVEIESAWGDYITQGQILGLTSEIIHQYIQYLADDRLSKVGLPKLYKVAHPIKWVDQFASFNEQKTNFFEAKVTNYAKGSINFDDF, from the coding sequence TGTTTGATCTCAATAAAATTAAATACCAGTGGGCATATAATCTTTGGAAAATTATGTTAGCAAATACATGGTTTCCTGAAGAGGTCAATATGAATCCGGATAAAAGAGACTACAATGGAGGACTTACTTCTCAAGAAAAATTAGGCTATGATAGGGCATTGGCTCAATTAATATTCATGGATAGTCTCCAAACAAACAATCTCATTGATAATGTCAATCCTTATGTTACAAGTCCTGAAATCAATCTTATTTTGGTAAGACAGGCTTATGAGGAAGCATTACATTCACAAAGTTATGCGGTTATGGTAGAATCTATTTCTGTTAATACTGATGAGATTTATGATATGTGGCGTGTTGATATGCAGCTTCGTAGCAAAAATGACCATATTGCTAATGTTTATTTGGAACTTGCAAAAAACCCTACAGAAAGGAATCTCCTTAAGGCAATGTTTGCTAATCAAATTTTAGAAGGTATCTATTTTTATAGTGGTTTTAGTTATTTTTATACACTTGCCAGAAGTGGAAAAATGCTTGGATCTGCTCAAATGATACGATTTATTCAGCGTGATGAAGTAACTCATTTGATATTATTTCAAAATATGATCAATTCCTTAAAGGCAGAAAGGGCAGATTTATTTACTAAAGATTTGGAAGAAGAAGTGATTGAAATGTTTAAAAAAGCTGTTGAAATTGAGTCAGCTTGGGGTGATTATATTACTCAAGGGCAGATTTTAGGGCTCACTTCAGAGATTATCCATCAATATATTCAATATCTTGCTGATGATAGATTATCAAAAGTAGGACTTCCCAAACTCTATAAAGTTGCCCATCCAATCAAGTGGGTCGATCAATTTGCAAGTTTTAATGAACAAAAGACTAATTTTTTTGAAGCCAAAGTTACAAATTATGCTAAGGGGAGTATAAATTTTGATGATTTCTAA